One part of the Nitrospira sp. genome encodes these proteins:
- a CDS encoding sodium:solute symporter family protein yields MLLLFVIVYLACSVAVGLYAATRVHNTKDFAVAGRCLPLPVVTATVFATWFGAETVLGISATFVKDGLRAVVADPFGSSLCLIFAGLFFARRLYRLNLLTIGDFYRLRYNRSVEVLCTLCIVASYLGWVSAQIKALGLVFNVVTGGAMSQPAGMMLGALIVLTYTTFGGMFSVAILDFVQITVIMGGMLYIGSVVSELAGGIEAVVTHAAAAGKLDFFPPADVDLWIPFLGAWVTMMFGSIPQQDVFQRITSARDERTAVRGSVLGGALYFFFAFVPMFLAYTAMLVDPAQVAGLLGRDSQLILPTLVLQHTPMAAQIVFFGALLSAIMSCSSATLLAPSVVFSENIVKGCVPTISDGGLLRVMRSVLISFTAIVLLFALNSEASIFKMVESAYKVTLVAAFMPLLAGLYWPGATTQGALVSIVAGLGSWLWLEAWVTPDYVWPPQLVGLLVSAAGMAAGSLLPQWIPHAGAMGESAKRPPLTTPADS; encoded by the coding sequence ATGCTGCTCCTGTTCGTGATTGTGTATCTTGCCTGCTCGGTCGCGGTTGGGCTCTACGCCGCCACTCGCGTTCACAACACCAAAGATTTCGCCGTCGCGGGCCGCTGCCTCCCGCTGCCAGTGGTGACGGCCACTGTGTTTGCCACCTGGTTTGGTGCCGAAACGGTGCTCGGCATCTCCGCCACGTTCGTGAAAGACGGCCTGCGGGCCGTGGTGGCTGATCCGTTCGGCTCAAGCCTCTGTTTAATATTTGCCGGTCTGTTCTTCGCCCGCCGACTCTATCGGCTGAATCTCCTGACCATCGGGGACTTTTACCGGTTGCGGTACAACCGGTCGGTAGAGGTGCTGTGCACGCTCTGCATCGTGGCCTCGTATCTCGGCTGGGTGTCGGCCCAAATCAAAGCGCTTGGGCTGGTGTTCAACGTCGTGACGGGCGGGGCCATGAGTCAGCCGGCCGGTATGATGCTGGGCGCGCTCATCGTGCTGACCTACACCACGTTCGGCGGCATGTTTTCGGTGGCGATTCTCGATTTCGTGCAAATCACCGTGATTATGGGCGGCATGCTGTATATCGGGTCTGTGGTCAGCGAGTTGGCCGGCGGAATCGAGGCGGTGGTGACGCACGCGGCGGCGGCAGGGAAACTCGATTTCTTCCCTCCTGCCGATGTGGATCTGTGGATTCCGTTTCTGGGAGCGTGGGTCACCATGATGTTCGGATCAATTCCGCAGCAAGACGTGTTTCAGCGGATCACTTCGGCTCGGGATGAACGAACGGCAGTGCGGGGATCGGTGCTGGGCGGGGCGCTGTATTTTTTCTTCGCCTTCGTGCCGATGTTTCTCGCGTATACAGCCATGCTTGTGGACCCGGCGCAGGTTGCGGGATTGTTGGGTCGGGATTCGCAACTCATTCTGCCGACGTTGGTCTTGCAGCATACGCCGATGGCCGCGCAGATCGTGTTTTTCGGCGCGCTGCTTTCCGCGATCATGAGCTGCTCATCGGCGACATTGCTCGCGCCATCGGTGGTCTTCAGCGAAAATATCGTGAAGGGCTGCGTGCCGACCATCAGCGACGGCGGTTTGCTGCGCGTCATGCGCTCGGTATTGATCAGCTTTACCGCGATCGTCCTGCTGTTTGCCCTCAATTCTGAGGCCAGCATTTTTAAAATGGTGGAGAGCGCCTACAAGGTGACCTTGGTGGCGGCCTTTATGCCGTTGCTGGCCGGACTGTATTGGCCGGGCGCAACCACCCAAGGCGCGCTGGTCAGTATCGTCGCCGGTCTGGGAAGCTGGTTGTGGCTGGAAGCGTGGGTCACGCCGGATTACGTGTGGCCCCCACAACTCGTCGGCCTATTGGTATCGGCGGCGGGAATGGCGGCGGGATCGCTATTGCCGCAGTGGATCCCGCATGCCGGCGCCATGGGCGAGTCGGCCAAGCGCCCGCCACTCACGACCCCTGCGGATTCCTGA